A section of the Babylonia areolata isolate BAREFJ2019XMU chromosome 1, ASM4173473v1, whole genome shotgun sequence genome encodes:
- the LOC143281997 gene encoding neurexin 1-like yields MGVIEGVIMTSTRTSHCPLLLLVFLALSFTPTPTQAIRFLGTSSTYARYPKWHACQNASLSFEFKTRQPSAMLVYTDDNGRYDFLQVALTKGAVRLSITFVAEENRYVEIEATKEALNDNAWHRVEIRRNRMETVLFVDGTQTSKVALGSDSDLGLDVFERNNHVYFGGIPNNYAKELPEKFTNEKFRGELRNILYFNCSCIPVRAGMEMGSGVDESNPEACERNNPCPADCPCVSADDGSGCACNYKRECRKSEFLC; encoded by the exons ATGGGTGTGATTGAAG GTGTCATCATGACATCAACACGGACATCCCACTGTCCCTTATTACTGCTCGTGTTCCTcgccctctccttcacccccacccccacccaggccATCCGTTTCCTGGGCACCTCCAGCACCTATGCCCGCTACCCGAAATGGCACGCCTGTCAAAACGCCTCCCTGAGCTTCGAGTTCAAAACCCGCCAGCCCTCCGCCATGCTGGTGTACACGGACGACAACGGACGCTACGACTTCCTGCAGGTGGCGCTGACCAAGGGAGCCGTGCGCCTCTCCATCACGTTCGTGGCCGAGGAGAACCGTTACGTGGAGATCGAGGCCACCAAGGAGGCCCTCAACGACAACGCCTGGCACCGCGTGGAGATCCGCCGGAACCGCATGGAGACCGTCCTGTTCGTGGACGGCACGCAAACCTCCAAGGTGGCCCTGGGCTCCGACTCCGACTTAGGCCTGGACGTCTTCGAGCGGAACAACCACGTCTACTTCGGCGGCATCCCCAACAACTACGCCAAGGAGCTTCCAGAAAAGTTCACCAACGAGAAGTTCCGGGGCGAGCTGAGGAACATCCTCTACTTCAACTGCTCCTGCATCCCTGTGCGTGCCGGCATggagatggggagtggggtggatgagagcaACCCCGAGGCCTGTGAAAGGAACAACCCCTGCCCCGCGGATTGCCCCTGTGTCAGTGCTGACGATGGGTCGGGGTGTGCCTGCAACTACAAACGGGAGTGCCGAAAAAGTGAGTTCCTGTGTTAA